The Candidatus Bathyarchaeota archaeon nucleotide sequence GTTGTTGCAAATATCACTTATTGGATTTCATTGCCAAACGATATGGAATATTACGGACAAGACTCGGAGAACAATTTTGATCTAAACATCTTCAAATTATTTGAAGATTCAATTTCATTATGTGATGAAAGCGTTGATTTCAACAAATATGAGCATATTATCATCGTGCATGCGGGATACGGCCAAGAAACGAGCGAAATCACAACAGATATATGGTCGTGTTATTGCGTTTTCACAAAATCGATTCTTATTGATGGAAAATTAGTGGGTAAAGCTACTATTGTTCCAGAGGCAGAGGCGAATGGGCTTAACACGCTAGGCGTTTATGCTCATGAATTCTTACACTCTTTAGGTCTTCCCGATCTTTATGATATTAGTAATTCAACGAAAGAATCTTTGGGCATTTGGGATATTATGGACAAGGGCGTAATAAATGGTAAGCCTCCTGGTTCATGTCCACCACATCCAATCAGTTGGGCCAAAATGAAACTCGGCTGGATAGAATCATATGAAGAAGTTTTGGCAGGCAATTTCCTTAACATAACATTAAATCCTTTGGAATTAAAAGACAGCAATTATTCAAAAGTTATGAAATTACCGATATCGAACAATATATACTACTTGATTGAATTTAGGAATAAAATAGGCTACGATAGGGAATTACCTGATGAAGGAATTGTCATAATATATGTTGACGAGAATAAACAGCCCAATAATGGGGGCATCATATTAATTGATGCTAAAGAGAACACAACTTCTCTTGAAGATGCTTTATTTAAATCAAATTCTTTTTACGAAGAATCAAAACAACGTTTCTCTTTGAGTTTTATTTCAATTACGAACAATATATCAATAGTAGAAGTAGATCGTAGGATACCCAAACCTGACCTACTCATCAAGAAGGTAGACATCCATTACAGACTCCAAGCTACAAATGTAACATCAATTACCGTAGAGGTAGCAAATTCTGGAAAGGTTGAAGCGCAAGGCTTCAATGTGAACTTTTACCTGGACGGTTTAAATTTTTATTGGACGAGGATGTCATTGGACCCAAAAACTTCTCACTCTATAGAAATCACTGATTCCATCCAAAGTGGTGAACATGCTCTTTTAGTTAGATTGGATCCAAGAAATCTCATAAAAGAATACAATGAAAAAAATAATCATAAACTTGAAAATTTCACTGTAGGGCATTCAATTAAAATTAATGCTGCACATGAGGGAATCCCTGTATCGATTGATGGCTCAGAAAAACTGACAGATATCAACGGATCTGTAGAATTCCATATACATGCGGGCACACACAATATCTCAGTTCCCGAAGCTATTGAACTTGATGAAGGAGCACAATTAAGATTTGTAAAATGGGAAGGGTTGAGCTCTAACAATAGCTTTCTCTTTAACCTGACCCAAGATTCATCACTCAATCTAGATTTTGTTAAGCAGTTCTATCTTGATGTCGATGCTGGCAAAGGGGCTGTTGAGGGTGATGGGTGGCACAACGAGAACGCAATAACCAATATTTCAGCAGTAAGTCCATATGAAGTTGTGAAAAACGAATCTAGATTGGTTTTTACGCATTGGTCAGGTGATTTCAACGAAAGCTCTTCGAACATGATTATCCTCATGAATGATTCATATAATTTGGTTGCTAATTGGAGAATTCAATATTATCTTAAAATAGACCCAAGCTACGATGGTGTCATGGGCGAGGGGTGGTATGATCCTGGAACTAATGTAACCCCTTATGTGATTAAACCAATAATCGAGGAAGAAGATGTAAAAAGAGTTTTTCAAGGATGGGAAGGGGATTATTCAGGCTCAAGCCATAACTTTACAATCTCTATGGATAAGGAAAAGAGCATCAATGTAATTTGGGAAGAGTTCCATAAGATATCATTTACAACCGAAGGTTTGCCAGAGAACAATTCGTTAGCATTAATAGTCAATGGAACTTTGCATGAAATCAAGGCCTCAAATAATATTGATGAATGGTATAGAACAGGAACTATAATTGCATTTGATATAATGCCTGTCAGTGTTAGGATAGATGATTTGAATTATGTTTTCTGTCGATGGGAGGATTCGAATGGTACTGAATTGGGCTCCCCAAAAGTAATCAATAAGGGCGAGGTCATTAAGGCGATTTTCATTCCTCAAGGATTTGAAAGTAATATTCGCTTTGGTAGGATAGGTTCCTTTAAATTACCATCAGATTTTATGGGACCAGATTTTATAGGAATGTTTTCCTCGCCACTAATTCTTGTAATTTGCTTTTTAGTATTAGCAATTATTGTTGTTGCGCTCTTCATCTCGATATATATCATCAAAGTTAAACTAAGCTTACCTTTCAAGATCAAGTATAGATTTCAACAAATGAATGAATAACTAAGCACAAGTCCTTGGAAATTACAATATAAATGTAAAGACACGATTTAAGTTCCAAAACCCAACCTAATTATCAATTCTAAATTAAAGGAATGGATATTAGGAGTAATAATTAGCTATGCAAAATCACAAAATTGGATTATTAATTTCATTGATTTTGCTCTCATTGAGCATAAATGGAGAAATGATGTTAAGCTATGCTGACGATACATCTTCGATAAATGAATCTCAAATTAATAAAATTCACAAATTCGATGTATATGCTACAAGTCCTGATGGGAACGTAATTAATGTAACTAGCGATGGCGGTTATGTATCATTATACGATAATAGGTACGATGTTTTACCATGGGGATATGTTGACTTTGGTGACAGAGAAGGATCAATTATCTTCTTGGCTAACGTAACAAAGACCTCATTCAATATCATGTTCTTACATTTGAAGAATGGTTCTGATATCGTTATTGCGATTCAATCTTTAGATTATGACTTAAATTCCTACATATGGCTGTGGAATTTTAGAGGAAATGCAACTGTTATGGCTGAGATGGTTGAAG carries:
- a CDS encoding M6 family metalloprotease domain-containing protein: MKQEIGNIKLRYIFTIILVITILTSQFLLFQRVALENDTIFNKENSQLAMKANAPTISNLRLPDMAPWDRNIKPVTGPQSVIVILVEFNDVKHKRNRDEIGNMFSSKLNNYITEISYNKTWVVANITYWISLPNDMEYYGQDSENNFDLNIFKLFEDSISLCDESVDFNKYEHIIIVHAGYGQETSEITTDIWSCYCVFTKSILIDGKLVGKATIVPEAEANGLNTLGVYAHEFLHSLGLPDLYDISNSTKESLGIWDIMDKGVINGKPPGSCPPHPISWAKMKLGWIESYEEVLAGNFLNITLNPLELKDSNYSKVMKLPISNNIYYLIEFRNKIGYDRELPDEGIVIIYVDENKQPNNGGIILIDAKENTTSLEDALFKSNSFYEESKQRFSLSFISITNNISIVEVDRRIPKPDLLIKKVDIHYRLQATNVTSITVEVANSGKVEAQGFNVNFYLDGLNFYWTRMSLDPKTSHSIEITDSIQSGEHALLVRLDPRNLIKEYNEKNNHKLENFTVGHSIKINAAHEGIPVSIDGSEKLTDINGSVEFHIHAGTHNISVPEAIELDEGAQLRFVKWEGLSSNNSFLFNLTQDSSLNLDFVKQFYLDVDAGKGAVEGDGWHNENAITNISAVSPYEVVKNESRLVFTHWSGDFNESSSNMIILMNDSYNLVANWRIQYYLKIDPSYDGVMGEGWYDPGTNVTPYVIKPIIEEEDVKRVFQGWEGDYSGSSHNFTISMDKEKSINVIWEEFHKISFTTEGLPENNSLALIVNGTLHEIKASNNIDEWYRTGTIIAFDIMPVSVRIDDLNYVFCRWEDSNGTELGSPKVINKGEVIKAIFIPQGFESNIRFGRIGSFKLPSDFMGPDFIGMFSSPLILVICFLVLAIIVVALFISIYIIKVKLSLPFKIKYRFQQMNE